The sequence below is a genomic window from Polyangia bacterium.
CCTCGTAACCGGGCGCCAGCATGACGTTGGTCGGCTCCCAGCCGCGCGGTTCATTGACCCGACCGCCCTTGCCCACCGAGCCTTCGATGACCCAACCGGCCTGGGCGCTGGTGGCGCCGGCGAGGGAGATCAGCACCAGGAGAAAAGCGATTCCAATGAGCTTACGCATGACACTCCTTATTATTGCTTTAGCGAACCAGGATAGGCCTCGGTTTGGCGAATCCGCAAGCGCAATGGCGGGCGATCAGAAGGCGCCGGCGATGCGCGGCCCGACGGCCAGCGTGCCTTTCGCGGTCAAAGACGGGGCAAGAGTCACGTTCCATCCCACCGCACGGGGCGCCGTGCCGCCGCTCTTCGCCCACGGATTGCGCTCCAGGCTGCCGAATACGACCCCGGCGCCGGTGCCGGCCAGCGTGCCGATGGCGGCGCCGAATAAAATGTTCTCCGGGCGGTTCGTCTCCAGCGCCACCAGGCCGCCGATGAGAGCGCCGAAGATGGTCCCGAACGTGCCGCCGTAGGCCATGTCCCGCGTGATGAGATAGCCCCGGCCGCTGGGCCGCGCGCCGTTGTCGATGAACCCCAGGGTCAATCCGAGCGCGCCGCCGGCCAGCGCCCCGATGGCCGCGCCGGCGACCACTGGTCGCCAGTCGCGGCGCTGCAGGCCATTTTCGCGGGCCACCAGGTAGCCGCCCGCGAGGCCAGCCGCGATCCCCATCCCGAATCCGCTGATGCCGGTCTCGAACGGCGAAGGCGGCGGGGCGCTCGGCGTTGAGACGTTGGCCTGCGCCCAGCCGGCCGATGGGGCGCCCAGCGCGGCCAGCAGCGTGACGGCAGCCATCAACGTGGTTTTGCTCATTGTGCAGCTCTAAGAGCGGCAGAGCGGTCTGTCAATTGCGGCGTCGGGCAGCGGGTCTGGGGTTTCCCGAAGGTGCGCGCATTTTTCCTGGATTCTGCGGCGGTTTTTCTTCAACGTACGCTGCATGAGCAGTGCTGGCGGAATCCCGCGCAAATGGACGGTCGCCGATTCGTCGGAGATCTACGGGGTCAAGGCCTGGGGTAACAACTATTTTTCGGTGAACGAGTCGGGCAACGTGCAGGCGCACCCGGCGGGAAGCGAAAACGGCAAGATCGATCTGAAAGAGCTGGTCGACGAGGTGGCGCGCCGGGGAATCGGCCTGCCGCTTTTGATCCGTTTCTCCGACGTGCTGAAAAGCCGCATCGTCGAGCTGAACGAAGCCTTCCGGCGCGCCATCGCCGAGTACGGGTACAAGGGCGAATACAAGGGCGTCTATCCGATCAAGGTCAACCAGCACCGCTACGTCGTCGAGGAGATCGTCCAGTTCGGCCGTCCCTATCACTACGGCCTGGAAGCGGGCTCCAAGCCCGAGCTCTTGGCGGTGATGGGCATGCTGGACGACGAGGACGCGCTGGTGGTCTGCAATGGCTACAAGGACGAGGAGTACATCGAGACGGCGCTGATGTGCTCGAAGCTCGGGCGCAACGTCCTCATCGTGGTCGAAAAATTCTCCGAGCTGTCGCTGATCGCCGAGACCGCGAAAAAGATGGGCGTGCGGCCGCGCATCGGCATCAGGGTCAAGCTGGCGTCGAAGGGTTCGGGCCGCTGGGAGGCCTCGGGCGGCGATCGGTCGAAGTTCGGTCTTTCCACGCGCGAGGTGGTCGAGGGGATCAACTTCCTGCGCAAGCACGACCTTTTGAACTGCTTCGAGCTTTTGCACTTTCACCTGGGCAGCCAGATCTCCGCCATCCGCGCCGTGAAGAACGCCTTGCGCGAGGCGGGTCGGTTTTACGTCGAGGTGGTCAAGCTGGGCGCGCCGCTGAAATACTTCGACGCCGGCGGCGGTCTGGGCGTCGACTACGACGGGTCGCAGACCAACTTTGCCTCGTCGATGAACTACACCATGCAGGAGTACGCGAACGACATCGTGTTCTCGCTGCAGGAGATCTGCGACTCGGCCGGCGTGGCGCACCCGACCATCGTCTCCGAGTCGGGCCGCGCCGTGGTCGCTCACCACTCGATGCTGGTCATGGACATCCTGGGCGTGGGCGAGTTCGACGTCGGCAAGGCGCCCGAACAGGTGTCCGAATCGGCGTCGCGCATGGTGCGCAACCTCTTCGAGACCTACCGCGACGTCTCGCGCAAGAACGTCCTCGAGGCGTACCACGACGCGCTGGAGTACAAGGAAGAGGCGCTGCAACTTTTCAATCTCGGCAACCTGTCGCTGTCCGAACGGGTGGTGGCCGAAGACATCTTCTGGGCCATCTGCCAGAAGATCTTGAAGCTGACCCGTGACATGCGCGAGGTGCCCGAAGAATTGGAAGGCCTCGAGCGCGCCCTGTCCGATACGTATTTCTGCAACTTTTCCATGTTCCAGTCGCTGCCGGACATCTGGGCCATCGATCAACTGTTCCCGATCATGCCCATCCACCGCCTGGGCGAGGAGCCCACCCGGCGCGCCGTGCTGGCCGACATCACCTGCGACAGCGACGGCAAGATCGATCACTTCATCGATCGCCGCGACGTCAAATCGGTGCTGGAGCTGCACCCGGTGAACGGCCAGGACTATTACCTGGGCGTGTTCTTGATCGGCGCCTACCAGGAAATCCTGGGCGATCTGCACAATCTGTTCGGCAACACCAACACCGTGCACGTCTCGCTGGCGGCCGGCGGCGGCTATCAGATCGAACACGTGGTCACCGGCGACACCGTCACCGACGTCTTGAAGTACGTCAGCTACGCGCGCGAAGATCTCGTCGCCCGCGTGCGCCGCTTCGCCGAGATGGCGGTGCGGGCGAATCGCATGACCCTGGAAGAGACGCGCTCGATGCTGCGCATGTACGAAGAAGGCCTGGCCGGTTACACGTACCTCGAGCGGTCGTGAGTTCGCCATGACCGCCGTCGACATGAAGGGACGTTTGGGCGATCCGGCGGCCGTCGACGCCTCGCTGTCGAACCTGGCGCGCGGCGTGGTGGGCTCGGAGATCCTGCGCATCGCCGCCGAGATCCGCGCGCTGAAGGCCAAGGGCGCCTCCATCTGCAACCTGACCGTCGGTGATTTCGATCCGACGTATTTTCCCGTGCCAGAAATGCTGCTCGACGGCGTGCGCGCCGCCCTGGCCGCCGGCCACACCAACTACCCGCCCTCTGACGGCGTGCTGGCCCTCCGCGAGGCGGTGACCCATTTTTACGGGCGCGGCCTGGGCCTGTCCTATCCCGTCGAGTCGGTGTTGATCACCGGCGGGGCGCGGCCGCTGCTTTACGGCGCCTATCGCACGGTGCTGGATCCCGGCGACGTGGTCGTCTATCCGGTGCCGTCGTGGAACAACAACCACTACGCCTATCTCTGCACCACCAAGCCGATCGAGCTGCCGGTTTCGGCGGAGACGAATTTTTTCCCCACCGCAAAGATGCTGCGGCCGCACCTTTCGGCCGCGCGTTTGCTGATGATCAACTCGCCGCTGAACCCGACCGGCACGGTGATCGATCCTGAAGAGCTGCGCGCCATCTGCGAGCTGGTGGTGGAAGAGAACCGCCGCCGCGCCAAGGCCGGCGCCGACGCCGGCAAGGCGTTGTGGCTGTGTTACGACCAGGTCTACTGGCAGCTGACCTTCGGGGCCGCGCGCCACGCCACGCCGCCCGAGGTCTGCATGGACGTGGCGCCGTACACCATCATGCTCGACGCGGCGTCGAAGAGCTTTGCCGCCACCGGCATGCGGGTGGGCTGGGCGGTGATGCCGCCGGCCGCCCGCCAGCGCATGGCCGATATCCTGGGCCACGTCGGGGCCTGGGCGCCGAAGGCCGAGCAGGTGGCGCTGGCCGCGCTCCTCGAAGACGAGGTCGCCGTGCGCACGTACCACGCCGGCATGCTGGAACGGGTCAAGCAGCGCCTGGACGCGCTGGCGGCCGGGTTTCAGAAAATGCGCGCCGACGGTTTTCCCGTCGAGGTGATCGATCCCCAAGGCGCGATCTATCTGTCGGTGCGCGTGGCGGTCCCCGGCCGCAGCAACGACGAGATTCGCCAGCACCTGCTTTCCCATGCCGGGTTCGCGGTGGTCCCGTTCCAGGCCTTCGGGCTGCGCGGCGACAGCGGTTGGTTCCGCATCTCCGTCGGTGCGGTCTCCGAACGCGACATCGAAGAAGCCTTGCCGCGCGTGCGGGCGGCGCTGGCGATATTGTCGAAACCGTCCGCGCGCTGACCGGCGCCATGCGCTTTGGTCGCTGGCGTTTGATCCACCTGGGCGGCGCACTGCCGGAGTCGGACAGCGATTCATGATCGCCGCGCTGGTGGCCATCGCCACGGCGCTGCGGGTGGCGTGGGTGCTGCTGGTGCCCACGCGTCCGGTGGGCGATTTCGCCCTGTACGTTGAATCATCGGCGCACCTTCTGGCCCACGGCGCGTTCGATTCAGCGTTCATCTACATGCCCGGCTATGTCATCGCCTTGGCCGGGGTCCAGGCGCTGGGTGGCGGCCTGCTGGCGATGAAGTTGCTGGGCGCGGTTGTTGGGGGCCTGGGCGCCTGGCCGGTGGCGGGACTGGGGGCGCGCTTGTTCGATCGCCGTGCTGGGTGGGCGGCGGGCGCTCTTTACGCCGTGTGGCCGGCGGGGATCGCGGTGGCCAGCGTGACCGGCACCGATCTGCCGACCGGCGTGCTGCTGGCGACGGCGGTTTATCAGCTGGTCCGCTGGCGCGCGGAGCGACCATGGACGGCGGCGATCTTGTTCGGGCTGGTGTCGGGGCTGGCGGCGACGGTGCGGGCCATCGCGGCGCCGCTGGCGGCGCTGTCGTTGTTTTTTTGGCTGGCGGCGCGGGTTCGTCCGTCGCAGGCGGTGGCCCGCGCGGCGGTCAGCTGCGCGCTGGCGGTGTG
It includes:
- the speA gene encoding biosynthetic arginine decarboxylase, translated to MSSAGGIPRKWTVADSSEIYGVKAWGNNYFSVNESGNVQAHPAGSENGKIDLKELVDEVARRGIGLPLLIRFSDVLKSRIVELNEAFRRAIAEYGYKGEYKGVYPIKVNQHRYVVEEIVQFGRPYHYGLEAGSKPELLAVMGMLDDEDALVVCNGYKDEEYIETALMCSKLGRNVLIVVEKFSELSLIAETAKKMGVRPRIGIRVKLASKGSGRWEASGGDRSKFGLSTREVVEGINFLRKHDLLNCFELLHFHLGSQISAIRAVKNALREAGRFYVEVVKLGAPLKYFDAGGGLGVDYDGSQTNFASSMNYTMQEYANDIVFSLQEICDSAGVAHPTIVSESGRAVVAHHSMLVMDILGVGEFDVGKAPEQVSESASRMVRNLFETYRDVSRKNVLEAYHDALEYKEEALQLFNLGNLSLSERVVAEDIFWAICQKILKLTRDMREVPEELEGLERALSDTYFCNFSMFQSLPDIWAIDQLFPIMPIHRLGEEPTRRAVLADITCDSDGKIDHFIDRRDVKSVLELHPVNGQDYYLGVFLIGAYQEILGDLHNLFGNTNTVHVSLAAGGGYQIEHVVTGDTVTDVLKYVSYAREDLVARVRRFAEMAVRANRMTLEETRSMLRMYEEGLAGYTYLERS
- a CDS encoding aminotransferase class I/II-fold pyridoxal phosphate-dependent enzyme; translated protein: MTAVDMKGRLGDPAAVDASLSNLARGVVGSEILRIAAEIRALKAKGASICNLTVGDFDPTYFPVPEMLLDGVRAALAAGHTNYPPSDGVLALREAVTHFYGRGLGLSYPVESVLITGGARPLLYGAYRTVLDPGDVVVYPVPSWNNNHYAYLCTTKPIELPVSAETNFFPTAKMLRPHLSAARLLMINSPLNPTGTVIDPEELRAICELVVEENRRRAKAGADAGKALWLCYDQVYWQLTFGAARHATPPEVCMDVAPYTIMLDAASKSFAATGMRVGWAVMPPAARQRMADILGHVGAWAPKAEQVALAALLEDEVAVRTYHAGMLERVKQRLDALAAGFQKMRADGFPVEVIDPQGAIYLSVRVAVPGRSNDEIRQHLLSHAGFAVVPFQAFGLRGDSGWFRISVGAVSERDIEEALPRVRAALAILSKPSAR